The sequence GGTTACGCGGACGGGACCGGCCACGGCGAGCGTGGCCGGTCCCGCCGGCGTCCGTCCCGGACCGACCCAGCGGTCCGTCGTCCGCCTCAGGAGCCGGTGCCGTCCTCGTCACCGGCCGGTGGCGGCGGCGGCTCGGCGACCGGCCGGCCGGTCTCGTCCACCAGTCCCGGCGCCATGCTGCCGCCGTGCGCCTCCTCCGCCTCGCGGACCCGGCGGGCCTCGGCGTCGTCCGGCACGCCCGGCTGTTGTTCCTGCGTCATCGCGGCACCTTTCTGTCGTTGCCGGCGCGGTACCCGTGCCCCGGGTCGACAAACCGCCTCACACCGCGGCACGCTCGGGCGCGGGGGTCACGCCGAGCAGCTCGGCCAGCCGGGCCGCGTCGCGCTGGGCCTGCCCCGCGCAGCAGTTGTTGAACAGCACGTGCAGCTCGCCGGCGCTCTCGGCCAGGTCGGTCAGCAGCTCCGCCCAGCGGCGCAGCTCCCCGTCCGAGTAGGCGTAGCGGAACCGGTCCTCCTTGCTGCCGCCCTCCCAGTGGGCGCTGTGGCCGTGGAACCGGACCACCGCCGGCTCGGCCGTGGCGACCATGATCGGTGGCACCGAGGACGGGTGGCCCTGGGGCATGTCCACGCACACCATGCCGAGGTCGTGGTCGCGCAGGAAGGTGACCGTCTCGGCGGCGGCCGCGTCCTCGAACCAGGAGGCGTGCCGCAGCTCCACCACCACCGGCCAGGGCCGGCAGCGCCCCGCCAGCTCCACGATCCGCCGCCGGGCGGCCTCACCTCGGGTCAGCCACGGGGGGAACTGCAACAGCACCGCGCCGAGCCGGTCGTCCGCCGCGAGCGGCTCCAGCGCCGCCCGGAACCGGCGCCACAGCTCCTCGTACGCCCGCTCGGGCAGCTCGCGGCG comes from Micromonospora purpureochromogenes and encodes:
- a CDS encoding GTPase activator, which encodes MTQEQQPGVPDDAEARRVREAEEAHGGSMAPGLVDETGRPVAEPPPPPAGDEDGTGS
- a CDS encoding DUF72 domain-containing protein is translated as MGDILVGTSSWADQTLLRSGWYPRSAKTPADRLGFYARHFGLVEVDTSYYAVPAPETTAGWVEATPPGFTFDVKAFSLFTGHPTPVSMLPKDLRPAGGPARIRRRELPERAYEELWRRFRAALEPLAADDRLGAVLLQFPPWLTRGEAARRRIVELAGRCRPWPVVVELRHASWFEDAAAAETVTFLRDHDLGMVCVDMPQGHPSSVPPIMVATAEPAVVRFHGHSAHWEGGSKEDRFRYAYSDGELRRWAELLTDLAESAGELHVLFNNCCAGQAQRDAARLAELLGVTPAPERAAV